A window of Acinonyx jubatus isolate Ajub_Pintada_27869175 chromosome E4, VMU_Ajub_asm_v1.0, whole genome shotgun sequence contains these coding sequences:
- the SLC30A1 gene encoding proton-coupled zinc antiporter SLC30A1: MGCWGRNRGRLLCMLMLTFMFMVLEVVVSRVTSSLAMLSDSFHMLSDVLALVVALVAERFARRTHATQKNTFGWIRAEVMGALVNAIFLTGLCFAILLEAIERFIEPHEMQQPLVVLGVGVAGLLVNVMGLCLFHHHSGFGNDSGHGHSHGGHGHPKGARGKSNRTGSSDNSVTPGEQRPEQEETNTLVSNSSSSNGLKLDRPDPEKSRNDAVEVQVNGNLIREPDHMELEDDNKAGQLNMRGVFLHVFGDALGSVIVVVNALVFYFSWKGCPKGEFCVNPCIPDPCKAFVEIINSTHATVYEAGPCWVLYLDPTLCIVMVCILLYTTYPLLKESALILLQTVPKQIDIKNLIKELRDVEGVEEVHELHVWQLAGSRIIATAHIKCEDPTSYMQVAKIIKDVFHNHGIHATTIQPEFASVGSKSGVVPCELACRTQCALKQCCGTRPQAPSGKDAEKAPTVSISCLELSDNLEKKPKRTKAESIPAVVIEIKKMPNKQPESSL; this comes from the exons ATGGGGTGCTGGGGTCGGAACCGGGGCCGGCTGCTGTGCATGCTGATGCTGACCTTCATGTTCATGGTGCTGGAGGTGGTGGTGAGCCGGGTGACCTCGTCCCTGGCGATGCTCTCCGACTCCTTCCACATGCTGTCGGACGTGCTGGCGCTGGTGGTGGCGCTGGTGGCTGAGCGCTTCGCCCGGCGGACCCACGCCACCCAGAAGAACACGTTCGGCTGGATCCGGGCCGAAGTGATGGGGGCTCTGGTGAACGCCATCTTCCTGACCGGCCTCTGCTTCGCCATCCTGCTGGAGGCCATCGAGCGCTTCATCGAGCCGCACGAGATGCAGCAGCCGCTGGTGGTCCTCGGGGTCGGCGTGGCCGGGCTGCTGGTCAACGTGATGGGGCTCTGCCTCTTCCACCATCACAGCGGCTTCGGCAACGATTCCGGCCACGGCCACTCGCACGGGGGTCACGGCCACCCCAAGGGGGCCCGCGGCAAGAGCAACCGCACGGGGAGCAGCGACAACAGCGTGACCCCAGGCGAGCAGAGGCCCGAGCAGGAGGAGACCAACACCCTAGTGTCCAATAGCAGCAGCTCCAACGGGCTGAAACTGGACCGGCCAG atCCAGAAAAGTCCAGAAATGATGCAGTGGAAGTACAAGTGAATGGGAATCTTATCAGAGAACCTGACCATATGGAATTGGAAGATGATAATAAGGCTGGACAACTTAACATGCGTGGAGTTTTCCTGCATGTCTTTGGAGATGCTTTGGGTTCAGTGATTGTAGTAGTAAATGCCTTGGTCTTTTACTTTTCTTGGAAGGGTTGTCCTAAAGGGGAGTTTTGTGTGAATCCATGTATCCCTGACCCCTGCAAAGCATTTGTAGAAATAATTAATAGTACTCATGCAACAGTTTATGAAGCTGGTCCTTGCTGGGTGCTATATTTAGATCCAACTCTTTGCATTGTAATGGTTTGTATACTTCTTTACACAACTTATCCGTTACTTAAGGAATCTGCTCTTATTCTTCTACAAACTGTTCCTAAACAAATTGATATCAAAAATTTGATAAAAGAACTTCGAGATGTTGAAGGAGTTGAGGAAGTTCATGAATTACATGTTTGGCAACTGGCTGGAAGCAGAATCATTGCCACTGCTCACATAAAATGTGAAGACCCGACATCATACATGCAGGTGGCCAAAATCATTAAGGACGTTTTTCATAATCATGGAATTCACGCTACTACCATCCAGCCTGAATTTGCTAGTGTAGGCTCTAAATCAGGTGTAGTCCCATGTGAACTTGCCTGCAGAACTCAGTGTGCTTTGAAGCAATGTTGTGGGACCCGGCCACAAGCCCCTTCTGGaaaggatgcagaaaaggccCCGACAGTTAGCATTTCCTGTTTAGAACTTAGCGACAATCTAGAGAAGAAGCCCAAGAGGACTAAAGCTGAAAGCATCCCTGCTGTTGtgatagagattaaaaaaatgccAAACAAACAACCTGAATCATCTTTGTGA